Genomic segment of Desulfonatronovibrio hydrogenovorans DSM 9292:
AGGTGCAGCAAATCCGTCACCTCCTGTTGGCCCGGCCCTGGGTCAGCACGGGGTGAATATAATGGAGTTCTGCAAGGCTTTCAATGCCAAGACACAGGACAGCAAGGGAATGGTAATCCCTGTAGTGATCACTGTTTACCAGGACAGATCCTTCAGCTTCATCACCAAGACCCCTCCCGCAGCTATACTTCTGCTGAAGGCAGCCAAGCTGGACAAGGGCTCGGGCGAACCCAACAAGAACAAGGTTGGCAAAGTCACCAAAGCCCAGGTTGAGGAGATAGCGAATTTAAAGATGCCCGATCTTAATGCTGCGGATGTTAAAGCTGCTGCTAAAACTATAATGGGAACTGCCAAAAGCATGGGCATTGAGGTAGAAAAATAGTTCCAAGAGGTAAAACGCCAATGCCGAAACATGGTAAGAAATATAATAATTCCAGAGTGAAAATCGATTCCAACCAGAGGATGCCGGTTCAGGATGGGGTCAAGCTGGCCCTGGAGGCTGCTTATGCCAACTTTGACGAGACAGTTGACGTGTCCGTAAGGCTTGGTGTCAATCCCAAGTATGCTGATCAGATGGTCAGAGGAGCAGTCAGTCTGCCCCATGGTCTGGGCAAGGATGTCAGGGTGATTGCCTTCTGTAAGGGAGAAAAGGAAGCAGAAGCCAAAGAGGCTGGTGCTGAAGCAGTTGGCGCAGAGGATCTGGTGGAAAAGATCAAGGAAGGCTGGCTGGAGTTTGACAAGGCTGTAGCAACCCCGGATATGATGGCTCATGTCGGCAAGATCGGCAGGGTCCTGGGGCCACGAGGCCTTATGCCTAACGCCAAGACAGGTACGGTCACCTTTGATCTGGGCAATGCCATCAAAGAGCTCAAGGCCGGGAAGGTCGAGTTCAAAGTGGACAAGGCCGGAATCGTACATGCTCCTCTGGGCAAGGTTTCCTTTGGTCCTGAGAAAATTCTGGACAACCTGAAGGCCTTGATTGAAACCCTGCAGAAGCTTAAACCATCTTCTGCCAAGGGTTCTTACTTCAAGGGAATTGCCGTATCCACAACCATGGGGCCTGGAGTTAAAATCGATTCTGCCAGCCTCAGGGATCTCAAGGACTAGCCCGGCATCCACGGCAGCAATTCACGACTTCAAATATTTTTATGAGTCAGAGACAACAGGTGGGTCAGACCCTTAATTTCCTGTCGAGACTGCTTTGGCTCAATTTTGAGATAAAGTGAGGTGATCCAGTGAACAGAGAGGAAAAGGCACGAATTATTGAAGACATCCGGGAAAAGGCTGATAAAGCCTGCATAGCGGTTGTCACTGATTTCAAGGGCATGTCCGTTGAGGAGATGACTGATCTGCGCAGGGTGCTGCGCAGCAGTAATGTTGAGTATCAGGTTGTTAAAAACACGTTGGCAAGAATTGCCTTTGAAGAAACTCAGCATGAGGGCGTCAAGGACAAGTTCAAAGAGTGCTGTGCCATAGCCTTTGGCTATGATGATCCAGTGGTTGCGGCAAA
This window contains:
- the rplA gene encoding 50S ribosomal protein L1; its protein translation is MPKHGKKYNNSRVKIDSNQRMPVQDGVKLALEAAYANFDETVDVSVRLGVNPKYADQMVRGAVSLPHGLGKDVRVIAFCKGEKEAEAKEAGAEAVGAEDLVEKIKEGWLEFDKAVATPDMMAHVGKIGRVLGPRGLMPNAKTGTVTFDLGNAIKELKAGKVEFKVDKAGIVHAPLGKVSFGPEKILDNLKALIETLQKLKPSSAKGSYFKGIAVSTTMGPGVKIDSASLRDLKD
- the rplJ gene encoding 50S ribosomal protein L10, whose translation is MNREEKARIIEDIREKADKACIAVVTDFKGMSVEEMTDLRRVLRSSNVEYQVVKNTLARIAFEETQHEGVKDKFKECCAIAFGYDDPVVAAKILVDFEKKSKKFQARFASLDGKYLEASSLKDLSELPGREELLARTLGTMNAVPTNFVSLFANLIRGMMNALNGIKEQKEEQ
- the rplK gene encoding 50S ribosomal protein L11, which translates into the protein MAKKEMAKIKLQIPAGAANPSPPVGPALGQHGVNIMEFCKAFNAKTQDSKGMVIPVVITVYQDRSFSFITKTPPAAILLLKAAKLDKGSGEPNKNKVGKVTKAQVEEIANLKMPDLNAADVKAAAKTIMGTAKSMGIEVEK